In a genomic window of Ananas comosus cultivar F153 unplaced genomic scaffold, ASM154086v1, whole genome shotgun sequence:
- the LOC109705380 gene encoding uncharacterized protein LOC109705380 — translation MEVFGKSMIAEPSNVIFLSSILNTEGPIPCHKCDVRCQNEHIFGNMYRCKLTGITHICDKNCNQRILYDNHNSLCRVSGQVFPLSPAEAQVVRGVRRRLEVENSEGCAFKRKRDAQMHPSPFERSFSAVSPMLGQIGDGMDMI, via the coding sequence ATGGAGGTATTTGGCAAATCTATGATTGCCGAGCCAAGCAATGTGATTTTCTTGTCCAGTATTCTTAACACAGAAGGGCCGATCCCTTGTCACAAGTGTGATGTGAGATGCCAGAACGAACACATATTTGGGAACATGTACCGTTGCAAACTAACTGGAATCACACATATCTGCGATAAGAACTGTAACCAGAGAATTCTGTACGATAACCATAACTCTCTTTGCAGAGTGAGTGGACAGGTTTTTCCTCTTTCACCGGCAGAGGCGCAGGTGGTGAGAGGAGTTAGGAGGAGGCTCGAAGTTGAGAACTCCGAGGGATGTGCTTTTAAGCGCAAGCGTGATGCCCAAATGCACCCTTCTCCGTTTGAGAGGTCCTTTAGTGCTGTCTCTCCAATGTTGGGTCAAATTGGAGAC